The sequence CGGCAAAACGTTTCAAAACATGTGCGCGAACATTTGGAGAAGGACTGGCAACTGGCAGACGAGCAAGCGTTGCATGTCCAACTGCTTGTTAAAGCACTGGCTGAAGAAAATACCGCATTGATTGTGCAATTGGTAAACGAGACCGTTCCAGCGTCTATTTTGCATGGCAAGCATATACAAATGAAAATGAACACGCCAGCATCACAGGCGCTGGCTGCTTAAGTAAAAAAGGAGCGATTTTGATGAGCACACCGATTCCATATGTTATGGAACAAACCCATTATGGGGAGCGGAGTTACGACATTTACTCTCGTCTCTTGAAAGACCGGATTATTTTTATCGGCGATGAAATTACCGACCCTCTTGCGAACAGCGTCACAGCCCAACTACTTTTTCTAGCCTCTACCGATCCTGAAAAAGACATTTCCATTTACATTAACAGCCCTGGCGGCTCCGTATCTGCGGGCTTTGCCATTCTCGATACGATGCTATACATCAAACCAGACATCCAAACGATTTGCACGGGGATGGCCGCCTCATTTGCAGCTGTTCTTCTTGTAGGAGGGACTAAAGGGAAACGCTGCGCTTTACCTCATGCAGAAGTCATGATTCACCAACCCCATGGAGGTATGAAAGGGCAAGCGTCTGATATGGACATTTACGCACAGCGGATTTTAAAACAACGCAAAGAAATTAACAACTTCATCGCGGAAAGGACTGGACAAACGCCTGACAAAATCGCCAACGACAGCGAACGTGACTACTTTATGAGCGCTGCGGAAGCAAAAGACTATGGCGTGATCGATAACATTCTTCCAGTTTAACTTGCGTCGAGCGGCGGGTCACTGTCGCTCGTTTTACATATAATAGAGCAAACTTTCGTATTGCCTATCGATTGAATTAGTATGAAAAGTCATTGGCTAAAATAAAAACGCCCCATTCAGCCAGGCAAATACTGACCGATGGAACGTTGTTTCATTCATTTCGTTTTTAAGCTATGCGGCACACATTATGTCGCATCTACAAAAATATAGTAAATACCGTGCACCTTTCCTCGATAACAGCGCCACAAGCGTTACCTGAGCAGTTAGCTCGATCCAGGCACCTCTGCGGCACACGGAAGGGTCCACTTACTGCTGCTTCCTTCCGGACCTGACAGGGTTCATGGGTTTCCGTTGCGCAGAACCCAAACGTCAACACCACTTACTCAGGGCAGGCCTTGCAGCACCGAAACCTCAAAAAGGGATTCAACCTCGCTATAGCGGATTGCGAGTTACAGGGCACCGCTACCTCCCCATCTAGCACGGCAAATTGTAAATAAAGGTAAGCACCTAAAGGTAAGGTGCAAGTTCAAGTATACTAGATCAACTAGACAAATGCAACCGTTAACGGTCTTCTTACAAATCCTGTTTCTTCCTTTTTTGGTTAGCGCGCAATTCCCGGAAAAATGCCGACAATTTCTCTCCACATCTTTCTTCCAGCACGCCGCTAATTACTTCACAACGATGGTTAAAGCGCTCCTCTTGTAAAAGATTCATCAATGTGCCAGCACAGCCTGCTTTTTGGTCCCTTGCCCCGTAAACAACGGTTGGAATACGCGATTGCACAATCGCGCCAGCACACATCGGGCATGGTTCAAGGGTGACATATAACGTGCAGCCTTCCAGCCGCCAAGCGCCAAGTTTTTTGTTTGCCTGTTCAATCGCCAACAGTTCAGCATGGGCGAGCGCTGAATGATTGGCCTCGCGTAAATTGTAGGCAGAGGCGATGAGCTTGCCTTCTTTTATAATCACTGCGCCAATCGGCACTTCACCGATTTCCTCTGCCTTTGCCGCCTCTTCTAAAGCCACATTCATCCATTTTTCATGTGTTCCTTGATCCATCGATGATCATCACACTCCTAATCGTGTTTAAAAAGGTGCCAAAGAGCCTAATCCATTCTCCTTATGCATTTATTCTTGTTTGATCTTTAAACTTAAACGGCTTTGTTATCACTATATAATGATAAAGAAAAACACGGCCACTCTAGTGGTCGTGTGTATATGCGAATATGGCGGAGGAAGAGGGATTCGAACCCCCGCGCGGTGTGACCCGCCTGTCGGTTTTCAAGACCGATCCCTTCAGCCAGACTTGGGTATTCCTCCGTTTAACTGACAAAAGCTAGTATAAGCAATTTTAAGCGAAAATGCAAGTGTCTGTCTCGATGATTCTGTCGACAACCTATTAGACGAATAGAAAACGATTGTCAGACGAGGACGGATGCGAGCACTTGTCTACAACTTAAAAGGCTGCCAAAATTGGCAGCCTTTCATTTTTATTGCTCAATATACGTGTCGTGGAACAAGAAGTCGCCTGAAGGAGAAACGGCAATGTTTTTCACTTCATCGCGGACGCCATTCAAGTAATTTTTCGTTGTTGTGAATACAACTGGTACTTCTTCATTTAAGATTGCTTGTGCTTCTGCATAAAGCTCATTACGCTTGTCTTCATCAACTTCTTTGGCAGCTTCATCTAAAATCGCATCCAATTCAGGATTTGAATAGAACGAACGGTTGCCTGGCTCGCCCATGTTATCAGAATGGAACAGCGGCGCTAACGCGTAGTCTGCATCTCCTGTAGCTGAACTCCAGCCAAGGATAAACATTTCATGTTCACCATTTCCTGTTGCATCCAAATATGTCGCCCATTCTTGGATATTGATGTCAACGGTAATGTTCAGATCAGCTAATTGATTTTGGATGTATTGCGCTAAGTCAACACGTGCAGCTGAATCATTCGTAGAAAGCGTTACTTCAAAGCCATCTTCATAGCCTGCTTCTGCAAGCAATTCTTTCGCAGCATCTACATCATATGGAAGCGGCTCTGCATTTGGGTCATGGCCTATAACGCCAGGAGACACTGGGCTTGTCGCCGGAAGTTCGAAGCCATCTAAAATATCGTTGGCAATTACATTTTTATCAATCGCCATTGCAATCGCTTGGCGGACGCGGACATCATCAAAAGGCTCTTTCTCGACATTAAAGCCAAAGTAAGAAGCAGAGATGCTTTCCGTTTCTAGCAAATGTGCGCCGTCTGTTGCTTCCAATTGAGCAACACCTGACACGTCAAGAGGTTCAATAAAATGAGAGCTTCCTGTTTCAAGTTCCGCTAGGCGGGTGTTGCCATCTGGAACCGTTTTGAACGTGACAGAATCAAGTTTTGCTGGCTCGCCCCAGTACTCTTCGTTCTTCTTGAAGACAAGTTCAGAAGAACCGATTTGGCCGCTTTCATATTTAAAATAACCTGTTCCTGCTGGGTTTGCATTCACTTCAGTCGATGGTTGTTCGCCGTTTTCCATCGCCGCATAGTCAGCGTCGATAACGTCAGGACTAATCATAAAACCGGCGTTGTGAGCAAAGCTATAAATGAGCGGCGCAAACGGCTCTTCTGTCACGAACTCAATTTCATAATCGTTGATGACGTTAATTTCTGAAATCTCTTCAAATAAAAATGCCCGTTGTGAGGCAAGTGCTTCATCAGTAATACGTTCGATATTCTTTTTAACGGCTTCTGCATTGAATTCAGCGCCGTCATGGAATTTAACACCTTCTTGCAATTTGAACGTCAACGCTGTTCCGTCGTCATTCCACTCATAACCCGTTGCCAGAGCCGGTTGTAATTCCATGTTTTCGTCAAAATCAATTAAGGTTTCATAAATTTGCCCTTGGACTTGGCCAGATGGCACGTCATTGACTTGGTGCGGATCTAAAGCAACAATGTCAGCATTCATTGCAACGACAAGATCGCCGCCTTGTCCGCTTTCTTCTGCGCCTTCACCGCCGCCGCCCGTGTTTGTGTTTTCATCTGGTTCACTGGAGCATGCAGCTAGTCCAGCAGCTACAGTTAAAGCCATAACACCGTAAAACGGTTTTTTTACATTCATTATTTTATCCCCCTTGTTCTCTTAAATTTCTGTAAAACAAATTTCACTATATACTATTTTACACAAATAAACAATGTCCTGCTTTAAACATTCACATTAATTAGGACTTTAGACTTAAATTTTTACCCTAATATATTGATTCACTTCATTTTAATGGTAATATCTTATGTTTTCTTGCTTTCTATAGCCCATTTCTTTTATTTTCCTATTATAATAGCGACCATTTTCCACTCTTGGTTAACAAGTGTGGACGGAAAAATAGGACGCTATTTATCTCACAATCTGTCTCAAGGATGCCCAGTGGATTTATAGTGACTCATCCCTGATTCGATAAATCTTTATAAAACTGTGTTCAAATCCGAAAATTCCCTTTGCATATGTCGACATTATTCGCTAAAATACTATATTAAGATTGCTATTTTAGATTGTTTTCGTTTTAAGACGTGTTGTATAATCAGATGATGCGTATAAGCTGAAAAGAAAGGAAGTTGAATATGTCTCAGGATACTGCAAGTCAGCCAATCGGCCAAGTTGCACAAAAGCCTTGGGTGCGAAATTGGAAGGCTTTTTTAGGTCGTTTGTTGTCGAACAAGTCTGCCGTCTTTGGCGGATCGCTGATTATTATTCTAGCAATCTTAGCCGTCATCGGCCCTTGGATTGCCCCTCAAGGCATTAATGAACAAGACTTTGCACTTAAATTACAAGGGCCTTCTAGTGAACATTGGTTCGGCACCGATGATTTTGGCCGTGATGTGTTCTCACGTATTTTACACGGTTTAAGCATTACGTTTCGTATTGGCTTCGTTTCTGTCGCCATCGCAGGAACAGTCGGAACCGTCATTGGCATTATTTCTGGCTACTATGGCGGTAAAATTGATGCCATTATTATGCGGATTATGGATATTCTTTTAGCGTTTCCAAGTATTATCCTTGCGCTTGCAATCGTTGCGACACTCGGGCCTGGCTTGAATAACATTATTCTTGCGGTAGCAATCAGCGCATTTCCAGTATTTGCACGGATTGCAAGAGGCTCAACACTATCTGTCAAAAAATTAGAATATATCGATGCTGTAAAAGCGCTGGGTGCTAGCGATACTCGTATTATTTTTAAGCATATCTTACCAAATACAATGTCGCCATTAATTGTACAATCGACTTTATCGATTGCAACTGGTGTTTTATCTGCCGCAGGCCTCTCTTTTCTTGGTTTAGGCGTTTCGCCTCCTAGCCCTGAATGGGGTGCGATGTTAAACAGCGGAAAAGTATACATGTTCCAGGCTCCGCATATGACTTACGCCCCTGGACTAGCAATTGTCTTGTTTGTCCTCGCCTTTAACCTGTTTGGCGATGGGCTCCGTGATGCGCTTGATCCAAAGACGAAATAATTTATAGAAAAGAGGTGCGCCTATGTTTAAGTTTTTAGTCCGCAGATTGCTCCAGCTCATACCTGTTATCATCGGGGTAACATTAATTGTTTTTTCATTAATGCATTTTATTCCTGGCGACCCCGCTCAAGTACTTGCAGGCGAATCGGCTACGCCTCAACAAATTGAAGCCATTAATGAAAGACTCGGTCTGAATGACCCTTATCCCGTCCAATATTTTCGTTATATGACCAACTTAGTTCAATTCGATTTAGGGAATTCTTTACGGAATGGACAGCCTGTTTCTGATTTAATTCTCCAGCGAATAGGCATAACACTCGAACTTTCGATATACAGTACGATTCTCAGTATTTTCCTTGGCTTGATTGCAGGTGTCTTGTCTGCAACAAAGCGTGGTTCATTCCGTGATTCTGCGATTATGGTGTTGGCTTTGTTTGGGATGTCCATGCCAAACTTTTGGCTAGGCCTTGTGCTGATCCAATGGTTCGCATTAGGCAACATCCCATTTATCGGAAAATTTATCGATACGGCTTGGTTTCCTCCTTCTGGGTGGGGCAGCTTTGAACAACTTGTACTACCTGTATTTATGCTTGGAATTTCAGGGGCAG is a genomic window of Shouchella clausii containing:
- a CDS encoding ABC transporter permease, with translation MFKFLVRRLLQLIPVIIGVTLIVFSLMHFIPGDPAQVLAGESATPQQIEAINERLGLNDPYPVQYFRYMTNLVQFDLGNSLRNGQPVSDLILQRIGITLELSIYSTILSIFLGLIAGVLSATKRGSFRDSAIMVLALFGMSMPNFWLGLVLIQWFALGNIPFIGKFIDTAWFPPSGWGSFEQLVLPVFMLGISGAAIVARMTRSSMLEVINQDYIRTARAKGVRERIVIYQHALKNALIPVITVVGLSFGSLLGGAVLAESVFAINGMGRLIYDAINNRDFPVMQGGILVASLLFVLVNLLVDIAYRFVNKRVETE
- the tadA gene encoding tRNA adenosine(34) deaminase TadA; protein product: MDQGTHEKWMNVALEEAAKAEEIGEVPIGAVIIKEGKLIASAYNLREANHSALAHAELLAIEQANKKLGAWRLEGCTLYVTLEPCPMCAGAIVQSRIPTVVYGARDQKAGCAGTLMNLLQEERFNHRCEVISGVLEERCGEKLSAFFRELRANQKRKKQDL
- a CDS encoding glutathione ABC transporter substrate-binding protein, translated to MNVKKPFYGVMALTVAAGLAACSSEPDENTNTGGGGEGAEESGQGGDLVVAMNADIVALDPHQVNDVPSGQVQGQIYETLIDFDENMELQPALATGYEWNDDGTALTFKLQEGVKFHDGAEFNAEAVKKNIERITDEALASQRAFLFEEISEINVINDYEIEFVTEEPFAPLIYSFAHNAGFMISPDVIDADYAAMENGEQPSTEVNANPAGTGYFKYESGQIGSSELVFKKNEEYWGEPAKLDSVTFKTVPDGNTRLAELETGSSHFIEPLDVSGVAQLEATDGAHLLETESISASYFGFNVEKEPFDDVRVRQAIAMAIDKNVIANDILDGFELPATSPVSPGVIGHDPNAEPLPYDVDAAKELLAEAGYEDGFEVTLSTNDSAARVDLAQYIQNQLADLNITVDINIQEWATYLDATGNGEHEMFILGWSSATGDADYALAPLFHSDNMGEPGNRSFYSNPELDAILDEAAKEVDEDKRNELYAEAQAILNEEVPVVFTTTKNYLNGVRDEVKNIAVSPSGDFLFHDTYIEQ
- a CDS encoding ABC transporter permease, with the translated sequence MSQDTASQPIGQVAQKPWVRNWKAFLGRLLSNKSAVFGGSLIIILAILAVIGPWIAPQGINEQDFALKLQGPSSEHWFGTDDFGRDVFSRILHGLSITFRIGFVSVAIAGTVGTVIGIISGYYGGKIDAIIMRIMDILLAFPSIILALAIVATLGPGLNNIILAVAISAFPVFARIARGSTLSVKKLEYIDAVKALGASDTRIIFKHILPNTMSPLIVQSTLSIATGVLSAAGLSFLGLGVSPPSPEWGAMLNSGKVYMFQAPHMTYAPGLAIVLFVLAFNLFGDGLRDALDPKTK
- a CDS encoding ATP-dependent Clp protease proteolytic subunit; the protein is MSTPIPYVMEQTHYGERSYDIYSRLLKDRIIFIGDEITDPLANSVTAQLLFLASTDPEKDISIYINSPGGSVSAGFAILDTMLYIKPDIQTICTGMAASFAAVLLVGGTKGKRCALPHAEVMIHQPHGGMKGQASDMDIYAQRILKQRKEINNFIAERTGQTPDKIANDSERDYFMSAAEAKDYGVIDNILPV